A genome region from Sporosarcina sp. ANT_H38 includes the following:
- a CDS encoding TetR/AcrR family transcriptional regulator, translating to MIKKKRNVIDKAHELFIEKGYHGTSIQDILNHSGISKGSFYNYFPSKGELFKAVFTLMQENMKTKRDELLIGEDITDKEVFIKQVSLMMEYNRKNKLLQLIEDVFVSNEPELIIYIKQTRYLFVNWVYERFLSIFPEQQAKYMGDCAVLYTGMIQNISHTSNSVNGTITLQQITTYCMDRVSTILDDISKKDIQLFTQEKMKQLQPQSNYNEFFNNEFSIATLNVKRIIEKQFKPKDPKLTTYLNLLYFIQKEILNNKEESRQYLIESALTTLKTSSGVNHTKEYLQYEQILEEMNYYPIA from the coding sequence ATGATTAAGAAAAAAAGAAATGTCATAGATAAAGCACATGAGTTATTTATCGAAAAGGGGTATCATGGTACATCGATTCAAGATATTTTGAATCATAGTGGTATTTCGAAGGGGTCTTTTTATAATTATTTCCCATCCAAAGGTGAGTTATTTAAAGCGGTATTCACTCTTATGCAAGAAAACATGAAAACCAAGAGAGATGAGCTGCTCATTGGGGAAGACATTACAGACAAAGAAGTGTTCATTAAACAAGTTAGTCTTATGATGGAATACAACCGGAAGAATAAATTACTTCAACTAATTGAGGATGTGTTCGTTTCAAATGAACCAGAACTGATTATATACATTAAGCAGACAAGATATTTATTTGTAAACTGGGTATATGAACGTTTTTTAAGTATCTTTCCAGAACAACAAGCAAAATACATGGGTGATTGTGCCGTGCTTTACACAGGAATGATACAAAACATTTCGCACACAAGTAATAGTGTAAATGGAACGATAACGTTACAGCAAATTACTACATACTGTATGGACCGCGTGAGTACAATTCTTGATGACATTAGTAAAAAGGACATTCAATTATTTACCCAAGAAAAGATGAAGCAGTTACAGCCACAATCGAATTACAATGAGTTTTTTAATAATGAATTTTCGATAGCGACATTGAATGTGAAAAGGATAATTGAGAAGCAATTCAAGCCGAAAGATCCTAAACTAACGACGTATCTAAATTTGCTCTATTTTATCCAAAAAGAAATCCTAAACAACAAAGAGGAATCTAGGCAATACTTAATTGAAAGTGCATTAACAACTTTGAAAACGAGTAGTGGAGTTAATCATACAAAGGAATATCTACAGTATGAGCAGATTTTAGAGGAAATGAATTATTACCCGATTGCCTAG
- a CDS encoding flavin reductase family protein: MQINSEKTNSFKEALANYPTGVTVVTATDENHTPIGLTVNSFASVSLDPLLVLWSIDKRVSTYETFKNIDKFAINILADNQSEIASLFASSNQDRFANCDWSSSEHSLPLIKGAIASLQCRTFKQIEAGDHMILIGEIIEIDVEKRLPLVYHGRKLGALPAIFHES, translated from the coding sequence ATGCAAATAAATTCTGAGAAAACAAATTCATTTAAGGAAGCATTGGCGAATTACCCAACCGGTGTTACGGTTGTTACGGCAACGGATGAAAATCATACCCCTATTGGATTAACGGTGAATTCGTTCGCATCGGTATCATTGGATCCACTACTGGTTTTATGGTCAATTGATAAGAGGGTTTCTACATACGAAACATTTAAGAACATCGATAAGTTTGCCATTAATATTTTAGCTGACAATCAATCAGAAATTGCTTCTTTATTTGCGAGTAGTAATCAAGATCGTTTTGCAAATTGTGATTGGTCTTCTTCAGAACATAGTCTACCCCTTATTAAAGGTGCAATTGCATCATTACAATGTAGGACATTTAAACAAATTGAGGCAGGCGACCATATGATTTTGATTGGAGAGATAATCGAAATCGATGTTGAAAAGAGATTGCCTCTTGTCTACCACGGAAGAAAGTTAGGGGCACTTCCAGCAATTTTTCATGAAAGCTAA